The Acinetobacter pittii genome contains a region encoding:
- the exbB gene encoding MotA/TolQ/ExbB proton channel family protein — protein MNFSIYWQHADAVSKTLYFILLAMSIATWTVFILRLMGTRQLKQQAYAQLSQAITSLKAKLQPLSFEQRKAVAEQALLRQISAEKANADKGISVLGTIASIAPFVGLFGTVWGIFHALVAVGKSGQAGLAQVATPVGEALIMTGLGLAVAIPAVLAYNICVRANRGLAHDLQDQAHSLLIDTMLQQDSTVKSDVKTAQQSYVGGQA, from the coding sequence ATGAACTTTTCAATCTATTGGCAACATGCAGATGCAGTGAGTAAAACCCTGTATTTCATCTTATTGGCAATGTCGATTGCTACCTGGACAGTTTTCATCTTACGTTTGATGGGGACTCGCCAGCTAAAACAACAAGCTTATGCTCAACTCTCTCAGGCTATTACTTCGCTAAAAGCAAAGTTACAACCTTTGAGTTTTGAACAGCGTAAAGCGGTTGCAGAGCAGGCATTACTTCGTCAGATTTCTGCTGAAAAAGCCAATGCTGATAAAGGTATTTCGGTTTTAGGAACGATTGCTTCAATTGCACCATTCGTGGGTTTGTTTGGTACAGTATGGGGTATTTTCCATGCACTTGTTGCGGTAGGTAAAAGCGGACAAGCAGGTTTGGCTCAAGTGGCTACACCAGTAGGTGAAGCCCTTATTATGACGGGTCTTGGTCTAGCAGTTGCGATTCCAGCGGTATTGGCCTATAACATTTGTGTACGTGCAAACCGTGGTCTTGCTCATGACTTACAAGATCAAGCGCATAGCTTGTTAATTGACACGATGTTGCAGCAAGATTCAACTGTAAAGTCTGATGTTAAAACTGCACAGCAAAGTTATGTTGGAGGTCAAGCTTAA
- the msrA gene encoding peptide-methionine (S)-S-oxide reductase MsrA yields the protein MQQALFGGGCFWCVEAVFLQIRGVEKVTSGYAGGHTINPTYEQVCQGDTQHAEVILVDFDEEQVTYSQLLDVFFATHDPTTLNRQGNDIGTQYRSVIYYYNEEQKQAAEHTIQTLKNDDLDIVTELSPVPTFYPAEEYHQNYYAKNPSQGYCNFAIPPKLLKLYSKFQHLMKDQ from the coding sequence ATGCAACAGGCATTATTTGGCGGCGGCTGTTTTTGGTGCGTCGAAGCTGTATTTTTACAAATACGTGGTGTAGAAAAAGTAACTAGTGGTTATGCAGGTGGGCACACGATTAACCCTACTTACGAGCAAGTATGTCAAGGAGACACCCAGCACGCTGAGGTGATCTTAGTCGACTTTGATGAAGAGCAAGTAACTTACTCCCAGTTACTCGACGTGTTCTTTGCGACTCACGATCCAACGACTTTAAATCGCCAAGGTAATGATATCGGTACACAATACCGCTCTGTTATTTACTATTATAATGAAGAGCAAAAGCAGGCAGCGGAACACACGATTCAGACTCTAAAAAATGACGATCTTGATATTGTGACTGAGCTTTCTCCTGTTCCGACGTTCTATCCGGCCGAAGAATATCATCAGAACTACTATGCAAAGAATCCTTCACAAGGTTATTGCAACTTTGCGATTCCACCTAAGCTGCTTAAGCTATATAGTAAATTCCAGCATCTGATGAAAGATCAATAA
- the purU gene encoding formyltetrahydrofolate deformylase — protein MNMTTANTARLLITCEDKPGIVQAVSSFLYHQGANITALDQYATEAQGGRYFMRVEFELDHLQSRKDALIQTFAANVAERYGMQWRLAFVNDIKKVGILVSKVDHALLELLWRHARGSLPCEITHVISNHEDLRESVENFGIPFTVIKVTKDNKAEAYAQIDEMMQGNDLLVLARYMQILSEDFVAKWEMKIINIHHSFLPAFVGANPYKQAYEKGVKLIGATAHYVTADLDQGPIIEQDVERVSHDYNVEQLRELGEDVERNVLARAVKWHLEDRIIVDGNKTVVF, from the coding sequence ATGAATATGACCACTGCCAATACAGCCCGTTTACTGATTACTTGTGAAGACAAGCCTGGGATCGTACAGGCTGTATCGAGCTTTTTGTACCATCAGGGTGCAAATATTACCGCGCTTGACCAGTATGCGACGGAAGCTCAGGGCGGACGTTATTTCATGCGTGTTGAATTTGAACTTGACCATTTACAGTCACGTAAAGATGCACTAATTCAAACATTTGCTGCGAACGTTGCTGAGCGTTATGGCATGCAATGGCGTCTTGCTTTCGTAAACGATATTAAAAAGGTTGGTATTTTAGTTTCTAAAGTCGACCATGCTTTACTTGAGTTATTGTGGCGCCATGCGCGTGGGTCGTTACCTTGTGAAATTACACACGTGATTTCTAACCACGAAGATTTACGTGAATCTGTTGAGAACTTCGGTATTCCATTTACAGTAATCAAAGTAACTAAAGACAATAAAGCTGAAGCTTATGCGCAAATTGATGAAATGATGCAGGGCAACGATTTATTGGTTCTTGCACGTTACATGCAAATTCTAAGTGAAGATTTTGTTGCAAAATGGGAAATGAAAATCATCAATATCCATCATTCTTTCTTGCCAGCTTTCGTGGGTGCTAACCCATATAAGCAAGCTTATGAAAAAGGTGTGAAGTTGATTGGTGCAACGGCTCACTATGTGACGGCTGATCTAGACCAAGGCCCAATTATTGAGCAAGACGTTGAGCGTGTAAGCCACGACTATAATGTTGAGCAATTACGTGAGCTAGGTGAAGATGTCGAGCGTAATGTGTTGGCTCGTGCAGTAAAATGGCATTTAGAAGACCGTATTATTGTAGATGGTAATAAGACAGTTGTTTTCTAA
- a CDS encoding DUF4105 domain-containing protein: MHNIGTREFIIALLFGLLHSLFTLFIVFSSIWICVALWVQQPFGWLGSRILIGIWIAFALSMAGLYVEGHIISRRTDLLIYLLAFACSLVWYFSITARQDRDWNPEVANMLSYEKHGDVIILHNVRNFNWHPDGTYDVRWETRTFDLKQLNGINIIASYWMGPQIAHTLVSFEFKNQQPLVFSIEIRKEKTEEFSAIGGFFRKYELSLIASDEKDIVYTRSNIRKEQVYNFPVNMPRSEQKALFLEYLKKSDELRAEPKWYNTLTSNCTTLIFDMVQAINPYELPKDYRLIASGYLPNYLYDLKALNQNISLKQWYQIAHINPRTENFEQLSDQSSQHFSQIVRQGLPKAK, encoded by the coding sequence ATGCACAATATCGGAACACGTGAATTTATTATTGCTCTACTTTTTGGGCTCCTACATAGTCTATTCACGCTGTTTATTGTGTTCTCTAGTATTTGGATATGTGTAGCACTCTGGGTTCAACAACCTTTTGGATGGTTAGGCAGCCGCATACTCATCGGTATCTGGATTGCTTTTGCACTGAGTATGGCGGGCTTATATGTTGAAGGTCATATTATTAGCCGCCGTACCGATCTCCTGATTTATCTTTTAGCATTTGCCTGCTCTCTTGTTTGGTATTTTTCCATTACTGCACGTCAAGATCGCGACTGGAATCCAGAAGTTGCCAATATGCTGAGCTATGAAAAGCACGGCGATGTAATCATTTTACACAATGTTCGTAACTTCAACTGGCATCCTGATGGAACTTATGATGTGCGATGGGAAACCCGAACATTTGATCTTAAGCAATTAAATGGCATAAACATCATTGCCTCTTACTGGATGGGACCACAAATTGCTCATACACTGGTAAGCTTCGAATTTAAGAATCAGCAACCTTTAGTCTTCTCAATCGAGATTCGCAAAGAAAAAACTGAAGAGTTTTCAGCCATTGGTGGCTTTTTTAGAAAATATGAACTTAGCTTAATTGCTTCTGATGAAAAAGATATTGTCTATACGCGTAGCAACATCCGTAAAGAGCAGGTTTATAATTTCCCAGTCAATATGCCACGTAGCGAGCAAAAAGCGCTATTTTTAGAATATCTTAAGAAATCGGATGAGCTACGTGCAGAACCGAAGTGGTACAACACCCTTACGAGTAACTGTACAACTTTAATTTTTGATATGGTTCAAGCGATTAACCCCTATGAACTTCCTAAAGATTATCGTTTAATCGCTTCAGGTTACTTACCTAATTATTTATATGACCTTAAAGCACTTAATCAAAATATCAGTTTAAAACAGTGGTATCAAATTGCGCATATCAACCCAAGAACTGAAAATTTTGAACAGCTTTCAGATCAGAGTAGTCAACACTTCTCTCAAATCGTTCGACAAGGTTTACCTAAAGCTAAATGA
- the folA gene encoding dihydrofolate reductase, protein MAWQNVEVVHVVAMDKNHCIGKGNALPWHISADLKHFKEITQGGVVVMGRKTLESMGRALPNRVNWVITRDINWQFDGVKVAYSIEDALNAALEDVKNTEKQALFIIGGGEIFKQTLSIADRLELTHVDLDVQGDAHYPTIQSEFHKTASEQQVDEKSGTSFEFATYKK, encoded by the coding sequence ATGGCATGGCAAAATGTAGAAGTTGTCCACGTTGTGGCAATGGACAAGAATCACTGTATTGGTAAAGGCAATGCGTTGCCATGGCATATTTCTGCCGACTTAAAACACTTTAAAGAAATCACCCAAGGCGGTGTGGTCGTAATGGGCCGTAAAACACTTGAGTCTATGGGCCGTGCTCTACCAAACCGTGTGAACTGGGTAATTACCCGTGACATTAACTGGCAATTTGACGGTGTTAAAGTTGCATATTCAATTGAAGATGCTTTAAACGCAGCTTTAGAAGATGTAAAAAATACCGAAAAACAAGCATTGTTCATCATTGGTGGCGGTGAGATATTTAAGCAAACCTTGTCAATTGCAGACCGCCTTGAACTCACTCATGTTGACTTAGATGTGCAAGGTGATGCACATTATCCAACAATACAGAGTGAATTTCATAAAACTGCGAGTGAACAACAAGTTGATGAAAAATCAGGAACTTCATTCGAGTTTGCAACTTATAAAAAATAA
- a CDS encoding ExbD/TolR family protein, which yields MAFQLGEDHDSGMNEMNLIPLIDIMLVLMIIFLVTATVANPSIPLTLPKTTAEIIDPPPKAITISINANGEVAWDTQVISLDELQKRFQEAGQGDVKPTVQLRADKESKYDTVAQVMSRASEAGLSDIAFVSEN from the coding sequence ATGGCTTTTCAATTGGGTGAAGACCACGATAGTGGCATGAATGAGATGAACCTCATTCCGCTAATCGACATTATGTTGGTGTTAATGATCATCTTTTTGGTCACAGCAACAGTTGCCAACCCATCGATTCCATTAACGCTTCCTAAAACAACTGCTGAAATTATTGATCCACCACCAAAAGCAATTACGATTAGTATCAATGCAAATGGTGAAGTGGCTTGGGATACTCAAGTAATTAGCCTAGATGAGCTTCAAAAACGTTTTCAAGAAGCAGGTCAAGGTGATGTTAAACCAACAGTTCAACTTCGTGCTGATAAAGAGTCGAAGTACGATACTGTTGCTCAGGTAATGTCTCGCGCCAGTGAAGCCGGACTGAGCGATATTGCCTTTGTAAGTGAAAACTAA
- the lgt gene encoding prolipoprotein diacylglyceryl transferase, translated as MLTYPNIDPVAIHLGPLQVHWYGLMYLLAFLCAWGLASYRAKQRDGWTSEMVSDLVFYGALGVVLGGRVGYVLFYEFDKFLENPIWLFQVWTGGMSFHGGFLGVMVAMLFWCKKYQKTWFQTLDFIAPCVPTGLMFGRFGNFIGGELYGRAVTDPNYPFGMIFPTDPLQLVRHPSQIYQAICEGLILFIILWWFSSKPRPRMAVSALFLMGYGVARFVMEFFRQPDADQGFILFGWMTKGQILTVPMLLIGLWMMWYAYQKKIYDWGPQKNS; from the coding sequence ATGCTGACCTATCCTAATATCGATCCGGTCGCAATACATCTAGGACCTCTTCAAGTCCATTGGTATGGACTCATGTATTTATTGGCATTTTTATGTGCTTGGGGGCTTGCGTCCTACCGTGCCAAACAACGTGATGGCTGGACATCAGAAATGGTTTCCGATCTGGTGTTTTACGGTGCCCTAGGTGTCGTTCTGGGCGGTCGTGTCGGCTATGTCCTTTTCTATGAGTTTGATAAATTCCTTGAAAATCCGATTTGGTTATTCCAAGTCTGGACAGGTGGCATGAGTTTTCACGGCGGCTTTCTTGGTGTTATGGTAGCTATGCTATTTTGGTGTAAAAAATACCAAAAAACATGGTTCCAAACCCTCGACTTTATCGCCCCATGTGTACCGACTGGCTTAATGTTTGGGCGCTTTGGTAACTTCATTGGCGGAGAGTTATACGGTCGTGCGGTAACCGACCCAAACTATCCATTTGGTATGATCTTCCCAACTGATCCATTACAACTGGTACGCCATCCATCACAAATTTATCAAGCAATTTGTGAAGGCTTAATCCTATTTATTATCTTGTGGTGGTTTAGTTCAAAACCACGTCCACGTATGGCAGTTTCTGCTCTATTCTTAATGGGTTATGGCGTTGCACGCTTTGTGATGGAATTCTTCCGTCAACCAGATGCCGACCAAGGTTTTATTCTATTTGGCTGGATGACTAAAGGACAAATCCTCACCGTTCCAATGTTGCTGATTGGCCTTTGGATGATGTGGTATGCCTATCAAAAGAAAATTTATGACTGGGGTCCACAAAAGAATAGTTAA
- the thyA gene encoding thymidylate synthase produces MRAYLDLLQHILDNGGDKGDRTGTGTRSVFGHQMRFDLSKGFPLLTTKKVHFRSIVIELLWFLKGDTNVQYLKDNKVSIWDEWATAEQTARFGRPEHELGPVYGHQWRNFGATKKADGTYNQDGFDQIKWLINEIKTNPNSRRLIVSGWNPNEAGQVALPPCHTLFQFFVQDNKLSCQLYQRSADVFLGVPFNIASYALLTHMIAQVCGLGVGDFVWTGGDTHLYANHFEQAKLQLTREPLPLCQLKLNPEITDLFDFKFEDIEIVGYESHPAIKAPVAV; encoded by the coding sequence ATGCGTGCATATTTAGACCTTCTACAACATATCCTTGATAATGGCGGTGACAAAGGCGACCGTACAGGCACAGGAACCCGTTCTGTATTTGGTCATCAAATGCGTTTTGATCTCTCTAAAGGTTTTCCTTTACTCACCACAAAAAAAGTTCATTTCCGTTCTATCGTGATTGAATTACTTTGGTTTTTAAAAGGCGACACCAACGTCCAATATCTAAAAGACAATAAAGTTTCAATTTGGGACGAATGGGCAACAGCAGAACAAACTGCTCGTTTTGGCCGTCCAGAGCATGAACTTGGACCAGTTTATGGCCATCAATGGCGTAATTTCGGTGCAACAAAAAAGGCAGATGGTACTTATAACCAAGATGGTTTTGACCAGATTAAATGGTTAATTAATGAAATTAAAACCAACCCAAATTCACGCCGTTTAATTGTTTCTGGCTGGAACCCAAATGAAGCTGGACAAGTTGCATTACCACCTTGCCATACGCTCTTCCAATTTTTTGTACAAGACAACAAGTTGTCATGCCAGCTTTATCAACGTAGTGCTGATGTGTTCTTAGGCGTACCTTTTAACATCGCGAGTTATGCTCTACTCACCCATATGATTGCTCAAGTATGTGGTTTAGGTGTCGGTGATTTTGTCTGGACTGGTGGTGATACACATCTTTATGCCAACCATTTTGAACAAGCTAAACTTCAATTGACCCGTGAGCCTTTACCGCTGTGCCAATTGAAACTAAACCCAGAAATAACTGATTTGTTTGATTTCAAATTTGAAGATATTGAAATTGTAGGTTATGAATCACATCCTGCAATTAAAGCACCAGTTGCAGTATAA
- a CDS encoding energy transducer TonB, which yields MSQSSAALNSPNPMKKKVITALIAVAIGHIGVLWAVSHIKPAELKPIDKKPLQVRFVKIQEQPKPLPPKPKEPPKKPEPKKEVKEVKVVEKPVTPPKKVEKIQQVKKAETPKETVKTEPKVETKVVTTTTTVTEKVVEKPKPVVQEAPKAQPAPDPSPKRVSIGGSGVQWSRSPRLTVSPKDLQGEARSVVVLIEADEKGKIINVRVTRSSGISSLDDKVVRAVRGAKFKPYMENGVAYPIRAEQPFDLTP from the coding sequence ATGAGTCAATCTTCCGCAGCCTTAAACTCTCCCAATCCGATGAAAAAGAAAGTCATCACGGCACTAATTGCGGTTGCAATTGGTCATATCGGGGTCTTATGGGCAGTTAGCCATATTAAGCCTGCTGAATTAAAGCCAATCGATAAGAAGCCTTTACAGGTACGTTTCGTAAAAATTCAAGAGCAACCAAAACCACTACCTCCTAAACCAAAGGAACCGCCTAAAAAGCCGGAACCTAAGAAAGAGGTAAAAGAAGTTAAAGTTGTTGAAAAGCCTGTGACACCACCGAAAAAAGTGGAAAAAATTCAACAGGTGAAAAAAGCTGAAACACCAAAAGAAACAGTAAAGACAGAACCTAAAGTTGAAACCAAAGTAGTGACTACAACGACAACTGTTACTGAAAAGGTCGTAGAAAAACCGAAGCCAGTAGTACAAGAAGCGCCTAAAGCTCAACCTGCTCCAGACCCATCACCAAAACGAGTTTCAATTGGTGGTTCGGGGGTACAATGGAGTCGTTCACCACGTTTAACAGTTTCTCCAAAAGATTTACAAGGCGAAGCACGTTCTGTTGTTGTACTCATTGAAGCCGATGAAAAAGGCAAAATTATTAATGTACGAGTGACTAGAAGTAGTGGTATTTCAAGTCTAGACGACAAAGTTGTCCGTGCTGTTCGCGGTGCGAAATTTAAACCTTATATGGAAAACGGAGTTGCTTATCCAATTAGAGCAGAGCAACCCTTTGATTTAACCCCTTAA